The DNA segment TAGACCGCTACCATCAAACCATAGGGGGAGTCTATCTGTGGCCACATAGTCTCCATCCTTGTCACGTGTTTTCTCGTCGGCCACAGGAGCAACAACGTACACCTTTGTGGCACTAGCCCATCCGAGCTCGGATACCCCATGAGTGAACCATGCTACCCTCCTGGGCTCGCCTCCTCTCCCAACGATGTAGAGGCCAGACCCTTTCTCACCCTTGCCCGAGCCCCTCCTGCTCGCGAATGCGAGCTTCGAGGCGTCCGGGCTCCATGAGGGCATAGAGTCGCCCTCGCCCTGGTAGTAGGACTCGCCCCCTTCGCGCCAGACAACTCTTATCTCAGGCCGATTCTTATTGGCTCCCAAATCAGGTATAACGGCCGAAAACGCTATGTCGCCCTTGCTCGAGAGCCGTGGTGAGGAGAGCCTGGCTATGCTGAGGAGAGCATCAACATCGAAGCGTCTAGCATTCTCATGCAACAACCGGGCACCGGACTATAGACTAGGTGTGTTGAAGACTTAAAGCCTGGCTATAAAACAATTATGGCTCATGAAGGGGGCTCGGGCCGGGGGCCCGCCCTGCCGCCGAAACCGGCCCGTAATTCTGCGGGCTCTTGGATGGGCGGCAGTTTCTGCCCCGGCCTACACAATAGTGTTCAGAAGCCAGGTGTTCAACCCTTCTGGGGCGGTACGAGCCCACCCATGTCCTCGATCTCCTTAGACGCCTCCTCTATATCCTTGAAAGTGTCTATGCTCCTCCAGTAGAAAGGCGGTATTTCATACCTAGCCGCCACTAGCTTTCCATCGGAGGCCAGCTGAGGGAATGTTGTCTTCTCAATGTCGCCCTGCTGGGGGAGATACTTCACTATCTCCTTGCTGACGGCGTAGAGCCCCCCGTTTATCCAGTAGTCGTATATGAAGGGCTTCTCCCTGAACCCTGTGACATTGCCGTCGTCGAGCTTTAGAATACCGTAGGGGCTCCTGAGGGGTACTGCAGCTATCCCGGCCACAGCTTCCCTCTCCCTGACAAGCCTGACCAGGGGGTCGGGGTCTATGTTGGTGACTATGTCCCCGTTGACTACTAGGACGAGGTTTTCCTTCTCAATTATGTGTCTAGCGTTCCAGAGGGCCCCGGCGGTGCCCAGCGGCTTGTCCTCGACC comes from the Aeropyrum camini SY1 = JCM 12091 genome and includes:
- a CDS encoding nucleotidyltransferase family protein, with the translated sequence MLALILAGGYGKRLRPLTEHKPKPLLEVAGKPVLVHQIEWLRYYGVEEFVLLVGYLKERIIEEMGSGAKFGVKITYVVEDKPLGTAGALWNARHIIEKENLVLVVNGDIVTNIDPDPLVRLVREREAVAGIAAVPLRSPYGILKLDDGNVTGFREKPFIYDYWINGGLYAVSKEIVKYLPQQGDIEKTTFPQLASDGKLVAARYEIPPFYWRSIDTFKDIEEASKEIEDMGGLVPPQKG